TAAAATTAATCTCAATTTTATTTATATTTTTTGGAAATGCTCCTTATAAAAATGAAGTTAAAGCAGAAATAAAGAATCCAGATGACTTCAGAGTACTCTCAAATGAGAGTAAAAAGCTTTCAATCTCAAACGTTGAATATTTTATAAAAGAAGGTGATAAATATATTAAAAACGGTGATTTTGAAAAAGCTAAAGACTTTTATCTAGACGCTAGAAAATTAGCAAAGCAACTTGCTTCTTTTTATTCTGATCTAAATTCATCGTTCAAAGGAGTTGATGCGAGAATACCAAATGAAATGCAAAGGAAAGGTAAGCAAACATTACAAATTTTGGCAGAATCAAATGAGAGATTAGCCTCTTTGTATATAAAAACTGAAAACCCTGAAGTTGCAGTACCCTTACTTGTTGAAACAATTAGAATAATGTCACCTAATAGCATAGAAGGTAAAGAAGCTTATGAAAGGTTGATTCAACTTGGATTTGTTGAGACAAAATACAAAGGGTAATTAAAATTAATTATGATTACGAAAGCAGAAGTCATTAATTTAATCACTAAAAAAATTCCAAATTCCCAAGTTTTTGTTGAAAACCTTAAGGGAAATGATCATTTGCAAGTAACTGTAATTGCATCTGAATTCAATGGATTATCATTAGTTAAACAACACCAGCTAGTATATTCTGCTTTGAAGGAAGAATTAGCTTCAGAGGCTATCCATGCACTGGCGTTAAAAACAGAAACTCCAAATTGAATTATGGACAACCAAACAAAAAATAAAATACAAAAACTGATTGATTCCAATCCGTTAATGGTTTTCATGAAAGGGACAAAATTAATGCCCCAATGTGGCTTTTCCAACAATGTAGTTCAAATACTAAATTCACTAGGAGTAGAGTTTGGTACGTTTGATGTTTTAAGTGATTTCGCCATTCGAGAAGGTATCAAAGAATATTCAGATTGGCCTACAATTCCTCAGGTGTATTTAAAAGGAGAATTTCTTGGTGGATCAGACATTCTTATTGAGATGTACAACTCAGGATCTCTTAAAGAAAAAATAGAAATTGAATTAGCGTCTTAAGACAATTAGTAAGTATAAATACTGAATAAATTAATAAAAATTAATATTTTAAATCCTTTTTTTGTCAAAAAAACCTTTATTTCCATCTCCCTCAGGATCAATAAAACTTGACGGATCTAAAATCCATCTTTCAATTAGTCTTTCTAATTTCTCTTGATCCTTTTGCTCTAAACTATTGCAATTCCTTAAGGCTTGGAGATAACCGTCACTATATAATTTAAGATCAGATGGTGTATGAAAACGAGTAACTAAGTCTTGGCAACTATCGCAAATTGATTGAAAATGACGAATTGCTTTAGGATTTTCAAAAGATGTCATAATTCGATAGATTCTGATTTTTATTTAGCATTTGTTATACCTTATTAAGGATGATTAAAAATTGCCTGGCCAAACAGTAATTAAGAATGCAATCAACTGAGCAAATCTTAGCTTCAACTCCTGGCAGTCCACAATTGCCTACGAGCTCTCAAACTCCCTCAAGAGTTCTAGTTGTTGAACCTCACCCCACACTTAGAACAGTCCTTGTTCAAAGACTTCGTCAAGATGGACACCTAGCTGCAGCAGTTGGTTCAGCTGCAGAAGCTGTTGACCTATGCAGAGAACAATCACCTGACCTACTAGTTAGTGCTGAAATTCTTGAGCAAAATACTGCAATGAGACTAGCCCAGCAGTTGGGCTGTTCCGTCATAGTTTTAACGGCAAGGTCAGGTGTTGAAGCATTAGTTAATTTATTAGATGACGGGGCAGATGATGTTCTCAGAAAACCATTTGGACTGGAAGAGCTTGCGGCAAGATGTAGAACCCTCTTGAAAAGGGGGAGAATAGGTTTACAAGAAAAAGTTGAGGTTGGACCTTTAGAGGTTCATCTCCTTTTAAGACAAGTGACTCTTAGCGAGAAACCCGTCGAATTAAGCCCTAGAGAGTTTGCACTACTTTGTGCACTATTAATGCCTCCTGGCATGGTAAGAAGCCGACAAGAGCTTCTTAGGATGGCCTGGCCACCTTTCAGTGGTGGGCCAAGATCTGTAGATACCCAAGTATTAACTTTGCGAAGAAAATTAGAGCAGGCTGGTCTGGGAGAGGGTGGTGGAATAACCACTGTTAGACAACAAGGTTATAGATTCAGTGTTGATAATATTTAAATTATATAGGCAACAAATTCGCTTATAATCATTATTACTGACAGTAAAGTCAACAACTTATAAGTCCATAGTGGAGATATATATGATATTTCATCAATGTTAATACCAGTTTTTTCGGAGACAATAAATAAAAATTTTTCGAAATTTTCAAGCCTTTGTGGAAGAAGTAAATTATCACCTTTAGTAGTATTAAAGTAATAAATCTTACTGCCCTGACTAGTCGGTAAAGATTTGATTAACTTAATGTCTTTCCAAGAAATCTCCCAACTTTTTCTCCCCAAGGTTTTTGAAATAAAGCTCGTTTTGTAAGAAATTTTATTATTACAAGTTTCAACGTAATCATTTGTGATATTGATAATTAAGTAAAAACCTAAGAGAAACGCAATAATAGAGGGGATTTGAATTCTATCAATTGATATAAATGGTATGGGAATAGTAAGCGCTAAATATAAAGAAATTAACGAACTTTTTACAAAAAAAAGGGTTTTAAACTTTTCAATCATTTAATAAAAACCCTTTAGTTTGGTAGTTTAAAACTATTTATGTTTAATTTCGCACCTATTTTATGAGCGCATGCGTATCCACTAAAGGCAACCGCATTAAGGCCTTGACCAGGGAAGCATGAATCCCCTACACAATAAAGGTTTTTAATTTTTGTAGAGTTGAAAGGCATTGGCAAAAGTCCAAGCAACTTTTTACTAGGAATTGGACCATAACTGCCTTCATATCTTCCAAGAAACTTTTTATGAGTTTTGGGGGTACCAATTTCTTTGTGATCGATATTACATTCAAGATTCGGCAAAATTGTTGAAATTTTTTCAACAAGAAATGAAAAATATTTTTCTTTCTTGTGCAAATATTCTTTCCTTGATAGGCCTTCCCATTCACTCATTGATGAAGGAGTAAATGCATGAACGATATGCTTACCTTCTGGAGCTAATGATGAGTCAAGCAAAGTAGGTATGGAAACAAAAATAACTCCCTTTTCACTCTCTAATTCATCCCAATTATCAACAATTATATGATGACAGTTCAAGTTATTATGTATAAGACTTTTTTCGACTCCAAGGTGAATTGAGACAAAAGAAGGAGAAGGTTTATAGGTCTCTGACCACTTAAATTCACTTTTCGGGACGTTTTTACTTGCGATTAATCCTTTCTTTTTATCTTTCAGTCCGAATGTATCCCATCTCGTGGAATTAGATATAATTATGTCTGAGTAAATTTCCTCACCACTAGAGAGTTTAACTCCTGCTGCCTTCTCGTCTTTTAAAAGTATTTCGGTAACATTGGCTTTGTAACGAATTTTGCTCCCTAATTTTTCCATCCCAGAAACTAACTTCTCTGCAATGGTTCCTACCCCACCTTTTGGATAATTTATACCGCCAACATGTCTATCTGTAAAAACCATTCCAGCGTTAATCATAGGAGTTTTAAGCGCTGGCATTACTGACCAACAAAAACATTCGATATCGATGAATTTTAAGAGCTCAGGATCCTTAATAAACTTTCTGGCAACATCTCCTGCATTTACAGGTAACCATCTAGCCAAACCTAAGCAAGATAACGGAGATTTAAAGAAAACTTTAAAAAGATAACTTAGATCCTCTATTGATAAAAGCGGCATTGAATCTAAACATTTAAATACATTTGCACAAGTATCGTAAAATTTTTTGATACCTTTTTTTTCCATGGGGAAAAACGATGATAATTTATTTATAAATTGATCATAATTTTTATCTACAGAAATATTAAAATTATTTGGAAGGTGATATTCCAGCTGCACAGGATCAGGGATAGTTTCACATTTTTCATTAACATCTTTTAGTGCACGAGTTAATAAATTGGTATAACCTTTATCTCCAAATCCAAATATCATTGAAGCTCCAACATCAAAGGTATATCCTTTTCTCTTGAAAGAGCCTCCACTTCCACCTGGAATAATATATTTCTCAAGGACCAAAACTTTTGCACCCTTTGCCGCTAGTTGTGATGCTGTTACTAAGCCTCCTATTCCTGAGCCAATAATAATTGCATCGAAATTTTCCTTATTTAATTCCATTTTTTGGATCTTTGATAATTAATCTTAGTAAATTTTGCTAAGTAAGTGGTCTTTATCAAAACAACAATCTAGTTTATTTTTAAAGTCATTCAAGACTTCTGTAGCTCTTTCTTGATAAGCTTTGTACCTTAATCTTTTATCTTTTATTCTTTTAGTTAGTTCTGGAACTAAACCAAATGAAGCAGGCATTGGTTGGAATTTATTCTTTTTCTGATTAGATAATATTTGATTTTTGTTACTAATAAAATTCATTAAAGAACCAATCATTGATTCATCAGGAAAACTTACTGGTTTTTTACCCTTAGCTAATAATGATGCATTTATTCCTG
This window of the Prochlorococcus marinus XMU1410 genome carries:
- the grxD gene encoding Grx4 family monothiol glutaredoxin, with protein sequence MDNQTKNKIQKLIDSNPLMVFMKGTKLMPQCGFSNNVVQILNSLGVEFGTFDVLSDFAIREGIKEYSDWPTIPQVYLKGEFLGGSDILIEMYNSGSLKEKIEIELAS
- the crtH gene encoding carotenoid isomerase, whose product is MELNKENFDAIIIGSGIGGLVTASQLAAKGAKVLVLEKYIIPGGSGGSFKRKGYTFDVGASMIFGFGDKGYTNLLTRALKDVNEKCETIPDPVQLEYHLPNNFNISVDKNYDQFINKLSSFFPMEKKGIKKFYDTCANVFKCLDSMPLLSIEDLSYLFKVFFKSPLSCLGLARWLPVNAGDVARKFIKDPELLKFIDIECFCWSVMPALKTPMINAGMVFTDRHVGGINYPKGGVGTIAEKLVSGMEKLGSKIRYKANVTEILLKDEKAAGVKLSSGEEIYSDIIISNSTRWDTFGLKDKKKGLIASKNVPKSEFKWSETYKPSPSFVSIHLGVEKSLIHNNLNCHHIIVDNWDELESEKGVIFVSIPTLLDSSLAPEGKHIVHAFTPSSMSEWEGLSRKEYLHKKEKYFSFLVEKISTILPNLECNIDHKEIGTPKTHKKFLGRYEGSYGPIPSKKLLGLLPMPFNSTKIKNLYCVGDSCFPGQGLNAVAFSGYACAHKIGAKLNINSFKLPN
- a CDS encoding response regulator transcription factor; the encoded protein is MQSTEQILASTPGSPQLPTSSQTPSRVLVVEPHPTLRTVLVQRLRQDGHLAAAVGSAAEAVDLCREQSPDLLVSAEILEQNTAMRLAQQLGCSVIVLTARSGVEALVNLLDDGADDVLRKPFGLEELAARCRTLLKRGRIGLQEKVEVGPLEVHLLLRQVTLSEKPVELSPREFALLCALLMPPGMVRSRQELLRMAWPPFSGGPRSVDTQVLTLRRKLEQAGLGEGGGITTVRQQGYRFSVDNI
- a CDS encoding BolA family protein, yielding MITKAEVINLITKKIPNSQVFVENLKGNDHLQVTVIASEFNGLSLVKQHQLVYSALKEELASEAIHALALKTETPN
- a CDS encoding DUF6761 family protein, translating into MTSFENPKAIRHFQSICDSCQDLVTRFHTPSDLKLYSDGYLQALRNCNSLEQKDQEKLERLIERWILDPSSFIDPEGDGNKGFFDKKRI